The proteins below are encoded in one region of Syntrophotalea carbinolica DSM 2380:
- a CDS encoding spore coat protein U domain-containing protein: MKKIVAIALAAAFTVVAGTAMAADTADLDVTATVISSCSMTGGTLAFGNLDPTNAVEVTASSTAVTVTCTNGTAYTLSGDDGDHAVAGQKYLDNGTSTIPYSVSIPAGGTGTGAAVGVTIDGTIAANSYNTATAGTYTDTILLSVNP; this comes from the coding sequence ATGAAAAAAATTGTAGCAATCGCTTTAGCAGCAGCATTTACGGTTGTGGCGGGAACAGCCATGGCGGCGGATACCGCGGATCTCGACGTTACCGCAACAGTCATTTCTTCCTGCAGCATGACCGGTGGCACCCTGGCTTTCGGTAATCTGGATCCCACCAATGCGGTGGAAGTTACAGCGTCTTCAACTGCCGTAACCGTAACCTGCACCAACGGTACCGCCTATACCCTGTCCGGGGATGATGGTGATCACGCCGTCGCGGGTCAGAAGTACCTGGACAACGGTACCAGCACTATCCCTTATTCGGTCAGCATTCCTGCAGGCGGTACCGGTACCGGTGCAGCTGTTGGGGTTACCATCGACGGTACCATCGCTGCGAACTCCTATAACACGGCAACGGCCGGCACGTATACCGATACGATTTTGTTGTCGGTCAATCCTTAG